One bacterium DNA window includes the following coding sequences:
- a CDS encoding glycosyltransferase has product MPDMKLAYVLGTFPSRTETFIQRELDELRRKGFKIIIFSLRRPAVICRQAGNLTPKHLVYYRPSLLSPAVITAQWYFMLRHPRRTLRALLQTLAASLHDPIELLKCLRNLPVAAIFARRAGHFGVEHIHAHFAYMPTDVARMMATLLNISFSFSAHARDIYLQSRAALSRKAQAAKFVSVCTSYGLDELNRRAGPLPPEKVHLIYHGLTPSEFSSSEAPTPVNGGQITERPVPPLILAVGRLQPKKGFVILIEACRILRDRHLAFRCLIVGEGSERRNLESAINRLGLAETVQLLGECSTEEVVSLLKQAHVFALPCIIAPDGDRDSLPNVILESLAAGIPVVTTPVAGIPEVIVHGRTGLLAPPGDARILAEMIEELLKSESLCRILSTFGTTTIRERFDIARNAAPLAELFNNMRKTI; this is encoded by the coding sequence ATGCCTGACATGAAACTCGCTTATGTGCTAGGAACGTTCCCTTCCCGGACAGAGACCTTCATCCAGAGAGAGCTTGATGAACTCCGGAGAAAGGGATTCAAAATTATCATCTTCTCCCTGCGACGCCCAGCCGTCATCTGCCGCCAGGCCGGGAACCTAACCCCAAAGCATCTGGTATATTACCGTCCGTCGCTCTTATCACCTGCCGTGATCACTGCTCAGTGGTATTTCATGTTGCGGCATCCGCGCCGCACACTTCGCGCCCTGCTGCAAACTCTGGCCGCTTCCCTGCATGACCCGATTGAACTGTTGAAGTGCCTTCGGAATCTCCCGGTAGCCGCCATCTTTGCTCGCCGGGCCGGGCACTTCGGCGTGGAACATATTCACGCGCATTTCGCCTATATGCCCACAGATGTAGCCCGTATGATGGCTACTCTGCTGAATATAAGTTTCAGTTTCAGCGCCCACGCCAGAGACATTTATCTTCAGTCACGTGCAGCCCTGTCACGGAAGGCGCAGGCGGCTAAATTTGTGTCCGTATGTACCAGTTACGGCTTAGATGAACTTAACCGGCGGGCTGGTCCGTTGCCGCCAGAGAAGGTCCACCTGATCTACCACGGCTTAACACCGTCCGAGTTCTCTTCGAGTGAAGCCCCGACACCAGTCAACGGCGGACAAATAACAGAACGCCCTGTCCCACCTCTAATTCTGGCTGTCGGTCGTTTGCAACCAAAAAAAGGGTTCGTCATCCTGATCGAAGCCTGCCGAATCTTGCGTGACCGCCACCTGGCCTTCCGATGCCTCATCGTCGGCGAAGGTTCCGAGCGCCGTAATCTTGAATCCGCAATTAACCGGTTGGGACTCGCTGAAACGGTTCAGCTGCTGGGCGAGTGTTCGACAGAGGAAGTTGTCTCCCTGCTCAAACAGGCCCATGTATTTGCTCTCCCATGCATCATCGCACCCGATGGCGACCGGGACAGCCTTCCAAATGTCATCCTGGAGTCTCTGGCAGCGGGTATTCCCGTGGTCACTACTCCGGTCGCCGGGATACCGGAAGTAATCGTCCACGGTCGTACCGGCCTTTTGGCCCCACCAGGTGATGCCCGGATCTTGGCGGAAATGATCGAAGAATTGTTGAAAAGCGAATCATTGTGTCGGATACTGTCAACTTTCGGTACCACCACCATACGGGAACGATTTGATATTGCCCGGAATGCAGCTCCATTGGCAGAGCTATTTAATAATATGCGGAAAACGATATGA
- a CDS encoding glycosyltransferase family 1 protein produces MRIAIDGMLLGHRHSGVEGSILNLVQALAAFGKYDYTLFTQSVVDKPGATPHGFGGPLSARRSTATLSTRWPVNLRPIRILWEQLVLPSFLINQCFDLLHAPGYVAPILSRIPVVITLYDLIALSHPELCTLSNRLHYRLLVPPSVRKATRIIVPSETTRTDLLRYFPAAENKVRVIPLGVRPEFRILLGEDAFSRMRLEYRLPELFILFVGGLEPKKNLTRLIKAYRLLRQNPAITHQLVIAGVPSWDQANVRRAIREQDMKQDVIFTGFIPFDKLPLLYNMAALFVFPSLYEGFGLPPLEAMACGTPVVISDRGALPEIAGPAAITTDALATDRLAAAMETVLTDDKVRTDLIARGLNHVRKFSWANVAADTEVVYEEAASHA; encoded by the coding sequence ATGCGCATAGCCATAGATGGAATGCTTCTGGGCCACCGCCACTCCGGCGTGGAAGGCTCCATCCTGAACCTGGTGCAAGCCCTGGCCGCTTTCGGCAAGTATGATTACACCCTCTTCACGCAGTCCGTGGTAGACAAACCGGGCGCTACTCCACACGGCTTCGGCGGGCCGCTTAGCGCCCGCCGGTCAACGGCGACCCTATCTACCCGCTGGCCTGTCAACCTTCGTCCCATCCGCATCTTGTGGGAACAGTTGGTTCTCCCATCGTTTCTGATAAACCAGTGTTTCGATCTACTCCATGCGCCAGGCTATGTGGCCCCAATTCTGTCACGGATCCCGGTGGTGATCACCCTCTACGATCTGATCGCGTTGTCCCATCCCGAGCTTTGCACACTCAGCAACCGGCTTCACTACCGCCTGCTGGTGCCTCCCTCTGTCCGCAAGGCCACAAGAATAATCGTTCCCTCCGAAACCACTCGCACCGACCTGCTGCGATATTTTCCTGCCGCCGAGAACAAAGTGCGCGTCATACCGCTCGGTGTGCGCCCTGAATTCCGTATCCTGCTGGGCGAAGATGCCTTCAGTCGTATGCGCTTGGAATACCGTTTGCCGGAGCTTTTCATACTGTTTGTCGGCGGACTGGAACCCAAGAAAAACCTGACGCGCCTGATCAAAGCCTATCGCTTACTGCGACAGAACCCGGCCATCACCCATCAACTTGTGATCGCCGGAGTCCCATCATGGGATCAGGCCAACGTGAGACGCGCTATTCGTGAGCAGGATATGAAGCAGGACGTTATCTTTACCGGTTTTATTCCTTTTGATAAATTACCACTGCTATACAACATGGCCGCTCTTTTCGTATTCCCTTCACTTTATGAGGGCTTCGGCCTGCCCCCCCTTGAGGCCATGGCATGCGGAACGCCTGTGGTTATCTCCGACAGGGGCGCCCTGCCGGAGATTGCGGGACCGGCAGCCATCACCACGGACGCGCTCGCAACCGACCGACTGGCCGCTGCCATGGAAACGGTACTGACTGACGACAAAGTGAGAACCGACCTGATCGCGAGGGGCCTGAACCATGTCCGCAAATTCTCATGGGCCAACGTTGCGGCGGACACAGAAGTCGTGTATGAGGAGGCCGCCAGCCATGCCTGA
- a CDS encoding glycosyltransferase, with translation MKPARILFVNHVSRISGAERSLLDMLRHIDRNRFDPIVALPPGGELTESLRQCGARCLPLPLRRICKTTNPWCLAVSLLNILKVTVQLTRLIRRERIALIHANSNTAQIYAGPAARLSGVPCIWHTRDMVTLGLLGPWLNRFSSRTIAISDCVHRHVSPCIHPPNKLRTIYNGIDTTLNAPHGKSQNSLPDEPVGPQTERLLHKGPVFGMIAQLVPWKNHGAFIETAVRLAAILPDARFVIVGDDLFDEHRGYRTTLESKIAQLGLKNRLLFTGHLQDVTPLLESIDILIHPAVREPLGRVILEAMARGKPVVAVNACGPAEIIRHGIDGLLAASDRAEDLAGEALRLIHNPLLAEQLSAAGRQRVEQDFNVRKRIMEIEAIYDELLSDRSTPCA, from the coding sequence GTGAAACCGGCGCGTATTCTCTTCGTCAACCATGTCTCACGCATCAGCGGCGCGGAGCGCAGCCTTCTGGACATGTTGCGGCATATTGACAGGAACAGGTTTGATCCGATCGTCGCGCTCCCCCCCGGCGGCGAGTTAACCGAATCGCTCCGGCAGTGCGGTGCGAGATGTCTGCCCCTCCCCTTGCGCAGGATCTGCAAAACCACGAATCCCTGGTGCCTCGCTGTCAGCCTGTTGAATATCCTCAAGGTTACCGTGCAGTTGACACGACTGATTCGCCGGGAACGGATTGCCCTCATTCATGCCAACAGCAATACCGCACAGATCTACGCAGGCCCGGCGGCACGACTGTCCGGGGTTCCCTGCATCTGGCATACTCGTGACATGGTGACTTTAGGCTTACTGGGACCCTGGCTGAACCGCTTCTCGTCCCGCACCATTGCCATTTCTGATTGCGTTCACCGTCATGTTTCACCGTGCATTCACCCGCCAAATAAACTGCGAACCATTTATAACGGCATCGATACCACCCTGAATGCACCCCACGGCAAATCGCAGAACAGTCTTCCGGACGAACCAGTGGGACCACAGACTGAACGCCTGCTTCACAAGGGGCCGGTATTTGGCATGATAGCCCAGTTGGTGCCATGGAAAAACCATGGCGCCTTTATTGAAACAGCCGTCCGGCTGGCCGCGATCCTGCCCGACGCCCGGTTTGTAATCGTTGGCGACGATCTCTTCGACGAACATCGCGGTTATCGGACGACGCTTGAATCCAAAATCGCGCAACTGGGTCTTAAGAACCGCCTGCTTTTCACGGGACACCTCCAGGATGTGACCCCGCTGCTGGAGTCAATAGATATCCTGATCCACCCCGCTGTGCGAGAGCCACTGGGTCGGGTCATACTGGAAGCCATGGCCAGGGGTAAACCCGTGGTGGCGGTGAATGCCTGTGGCCCTGCCGAAATAATTCGTCATGGCATTGACGGACTTCTAGCCGCAAGCGATCGGGCGGAGGATCTGGCTGGGGAGGCACTTCGCCTGATCCACAATCCGCTGTTGGCAGAACAACTCAGTGCAGCCGGGCGGCAACGTGTTGAACAAGACTTTAACGTCAGGAAAAGAATCATGGAGATAGAGGCGATCTATGACGAACTTCTCTCTGACAGGAGCACACCATGCGCATAG
- a CDS encoding alpha/beta fold hydrolase, which produces MEHPIHFKVNDQTLYGIVHEPEPDRAGPLVVFLHGWAGSRLGPHRMFVHMARRLTARGCVCLRFDFRGRGDSGGTTADASIRSMIADATAALDFILPQYPERQVVLLAICSGCKVAIGAAATDARVGGLALWSPEPMGPMRDTSSKNRKSLDALRTYGRKLLRLETWRKLLTFRINVRMVKKAVGAREAAGQREIHDETLWLNQLRNFKGRILCIHGTNDPETAASKAGYTSLCSRLGIPQEVHEITGANHSFYGLDWERKVIDLTDTWMVSR; this is translated from the coding sequence ATGGAACACCCCATCCATTTCAAGGTAAACGACCAGACTCTTTATGGCATCGTTCATGAGCCGGAGCCGGATCGCGCGGGACCACTGGTCGTGTTCCTACACGGGTGGGCCGGCTCACGCCTCGGCCCGCACCGGATGTTCGTCCATATGGCTCGACGGTTGACCGCCCGCGGCTGTGTCTGCCTGCGTTTCGATTTCCGCGGACGTGGCGATAGCGGCGGCACTACTGCTGATGCCTCTATCCGATCGATGATCGCAGACGCAACGGCCGCCTTGGACTTTATCTTGCCACAGTATCCCGAACGCCAGGTGGTTCTGCTGGCCATCTGTTCCGGGTGCAAAGTCGCGATCGGCGCGGCGGCAACCGACGCGCGGGTTGGTGGACTGGCACTCTGGTCGCCCGAACCGATGGGGCCCATGCGCGACACCTCCAGCAAGAACCGCAAATCGCTGGATGCCCTGCGCACTTACGGCCGGAAGTTGCTACGGCTGGAAACGTGGCGCAAACTCCTGACGTTTCGGATCAATGTCAGGATGGTAAAAAAAGCGGTGGGAGCCAGGGAGGCCGCCGGACAGAGGGAAATCCATGATGAAACTCTCTGGTTAAACCAACTGCGCAACTTCAAGGGCCGCATACTTTGTATCCACGGCACAAATGATCCGGAGACGGCGGCCTCCAAGGCTGGCTACACATCGCTTTGTTCACGACTCGGCATCCCTCAGGAAGTCCATGAGATTACCGGCGCCAACCATAGTTTCTATGGGCTGGACTGGGAACGCAAGGTCATTGACCTGACCGATACGTGGATGGTGTCCCGGTGA
- a CDS encoding acyl carrier protein — MTEENIEDRLKRMIASRLFLKIAPEAIEDNKSLMDDYGVDSVSLLELVVGIEEEFGIVIPDEEFSIKHFATVAALAAFVGSKMTAE; from the coding sequence ATGACTGAAGAAAACATTGAAGACCGGCTGAAACGCATGATCGCATCAAGGCTTTTTCTCAAAATCGCCCCAGAAGCGATTGAAGACAACAAATCGCTCATGGACGACTATGGAGTGGACTCGGTGAGCCTGCTCGAATTGGTGGTAGGCATTGAAGAAGAATTTGGCATCGTCATCCCCGACGAGGAGTTCAGCATTAAACATTTCGCAACTGTCGCCGCTCTGGCCGCGTTTGTAGGCAGCAAAATGACTGCCGAATGA
- a CDS encoding glycosyltransferase family 2 protein: MPLTLTSVVTLTHNKLDYTRLCLPSLLASIGAKWELIVVDNGSTDHTPDWVIDELTAMARTAGVNVRLIRNKGNVGCSTARNQGAAIASGSRLVFIDNDVALRSRSWLATLGSTLDADPSVGIVGPKLVYPLPPHLIQCAGVGISRTGRVLFRGRGERRDDPRFSQKQDVQCLISACFMIRRELFENAGGFDETFNPVEFEDFDLCYRVRSQGHRIVFDPTVEMYHFESITTAGTQTLPNTGLIIRHGLLFKQRWQSMFESEQGPSDEETPWRRLRVGKLTEVTTLPVTE; encoded by the coding sequence ATGCCACTCACACTCACTTCAGTGGTCACACTGACTCACAACAAGCTAGATTACACCCGTCTCTGCCTGCCGTCATTACTGGCGTCCATAGGCGCAAAGTGGGAATTGATCGTCGTGGACAACGGCTCGACTGATCATACGCCTGATTGGGTAATCGACGAGTTGACCGCTATGGCCAGAACCGCAGGTGTTAACGTCCGACTGATACGCAACAAGGGGAATGTCGGATGTTCCACAGCCCGAAACCAGGGTGCCGCCATAGCGTCCGGATCCCGGCTGGTGTTTATTGATAATGACGTGGCGCTCCGCAGCCGGAGCTGGCTGGCAACACTGGGATCGACACTTGATGCCGACCCGTCTGTCGGCATAGTAGGCCCAAAATTGGTGTACCCCCTGCCCCCGCATCTGATCCAATGTGCTGGAGTCGGCATCTCACGCACTGGCCGGGTCTTATTTCGCGGCCGGGGCGAACGACGGGACGATCCCCGCTTCAGCCAAAAACAGGATGTCCAGTGCCTGATCAGCGCCTGTTTCATGATCCGACGCGAACTGTTTGAGAATGCCGGAGGCTTTGACGAGACTTTTAACCCCGTCGAATTCGAGGATTTTGATCTTTGTTACCGCGTCCGGAGCCAGGGTCATCGCATTGTCTTTGACCCCACGGTGGAGATGTATCATTTTGAAAGTATCACCACGGCCGGAACACAAACGCTACCCAACACTGGCTTGATTATCCGCCATGGCCTGCTATTCAAGCAACGCTGGCAGTCCATGTTCGAGAGTGAGCAAGGTCCTTCCGATGAGGAAACGCCCTGGCGCCGCCTGCGTGTCGGAAAGCTGACGGAGGTAACAACGCTGCCAGTGACGGAATAG
- a CDS encoding alpha-ketoacid dehydrogenase subunit beta, translating to MRTISYTEALREALQEEMIINPDVFLLGEDIGIYGGAFGVTRGLLDKFGAERVRDTPISEQGFVGASIGAALAGSRPVVEIMFMDFITLAVDQMVNQAAKLHYVLGKQARCPMVLRTVGGGGRCYGPTHSQSLEAWFTHVPGLKVVAPSTPADAKGLLKAAIRDDNPVVFMEHKLLYGCRGEVSEAPDTVIPLGKARIARAGTDITLIAWSWMSAEAGRAAEEDLNTQGISAEVIDLRSLIPLDMDTIIASVKKTHRALIVQESCRTGGFGAEISARISETVYDYLDAPLLRLATPDIPLSASPALERAAIPDRSRIFEAARKLVEE from the coding sequence TTGAGAACAATCAGCTATACCGAAGCCCTGCGGGAAGCCCTGCAAGAGGAAATGATAATCAACCCGGATGTTTTTCTCCTGGGCGAGGACATCGGTATCTATGGCGGGGCCTTCGGGGTCACACGCGGGCTCCTTGACAAGTTCGGCGCCGAGCGCGTTCGTGATACCCCGATTTCCGAGCAGGGATTCGTGGGCGCCTCCATAGGTGCGGCGCTGGCGGGTTCCCGCCCGGTGGTGGAAATCATGTTCATGGATTTCATCACCCTGGCGGTGGATCAAATGGTGAACCAGGCGGCCAAGTTGCACTATGTTCTAGGAAAACAGGCCAGGTGTCCTATGGTGCTACGTACCGTGGGCGGCGGCGGACGCTGCTATGGTCCCACCCACTCGCAAAGTCTGGAAGCCTGGTTCACGCATGTTCCCGGCCTGAAGGTGGTGGCGCCGTCAACGCCAGCCGATGCCAAAGGGCTGCTGAAGGCCGCGATCCGGGATGATAATCCGGTTGTTTTCATGGAGCATAAATTGCTTTACGGCTGTCGCGGGGAAGTATCCGAAGCACCTGATACCGTAATCCCACTGGGCAAGGCAAGAATAGCCAGGGCAGGAACGGATATCACCTTGATCGCCTGGTCATGGATGAGCGCAGAAGCCGGGCGTGCGGCGGAGGAGGATTTAAACACACAGGGAATCAGTGCCGAGGTTATCGATCTTCGGTCATTAATCCCGCTGGACATGGATACGATCATCGCCTCAGTTAAAAAGACGCATCGCGCCCTGATTGTTCAGGAGTCCTGTCGAACCGGCGGATTCGGAGCCGAAATCAGCGCCCGCATCTCCGAGACTGTCTATGACTATCTCGATGCCCCGCTCCTCCGACTGGCTACACCTGATATCCCGTTATCCGCCAGTCCGGCGCTCGAGCGAGCCGCCATACCGGATCGAAGCCGGATATTTGAAGCGGCCCGGAAACTGGTGGAGGAGTAA
- a CDS encoding thiamine pyrophosphate-dependent dehydrogenase E1 component subunit alpha has product MTTQQMLNWYRTMLVMRLFEEKVERLFSDGVIRGTTHPATGQEAVAVGVCSVLKKGDYITSTHRGHGHFIARGGDPRRIMAEIFGKATGYSRGRGGSQFMADYRMGFLGGNGITGGSIPIATGAALSAKMKDTGKIAVCFFGDGASNQGTFHESLNLAGLWKLPVVYVCENNLYAMSTHVDKAIPIPYIADRAASYGFPGVVVDGNDLLAVREVMQAACIRARNGEGPTLVECKTYRHSGHSRGDQRIYRSREEEALWMTRAPIRRFRAVLIKRGALNQENDRHLRREARAIVTEAVRFAKQSPDPDPATLEEGVFA; this is encoded by the coding sequence ATGACAACTCAACAAATGCTCAATTGGTATCGCACCATGTTGGTCATGCGCCTCTTCGAAGAGAAGGTGGAAAGACTCTTCTCAGATGGCGTCATTCGCGGCACGACACATCCGGCCACCGGCCAGGAAGCGGTGGCGGTGGGCGTCTGCAGTGTGCTGAAAAAAGGGGATTACATTACCAGTACCCACAGGGGGCATGGCCATTTCATCGCCCGTGGCGGAGACCCACGCCGGATCATGGCCGAGATTTTCGGCAAGGCAACAGGCTATTCACGGGGCCGCGGAGGCAGCCAGTTTATGGCCGACTACAGGATGGGATTTCTCGGAGGCAATGGCATTACCGGCGGCAGTATTCCCATCGCCACCGGCGCCGCACTGTCGGCAAAAATGAAGGATACGGGAAAGATCGCGGTGTGTTTTTTTGGCGACGGCGCATCCAATCAGGGAACTTTCCACGAATCCCTGAATCTGGCCGGCCTCTGGAAACTGCCCGTCGTGTATGTCTGCGAGAACAACCTGTACGCTATGTCAACCCATGTGGACAAGGCGATCCCCATACCCTACATAGCCGATCGCGCCGCCTCTTATGGCTTTCCAGGCGTCGTGGTGGATGGCAACGACCTCCTGGCAGTCCGCGAGGTCATGCAGGCCGCCTGTATCCGCGCTCGTAACGGAGAGGGTCCTACGCTGGTGGAATGCAAGACCTATCGCCACTCCGGCCACTCACGCGGCGATCAGCGCATCTATCGCTCACGGGAAGAGGAAGCGTTATGGATGACTCGCGCCCCCATCCGGCGTTTCCGGGCTGTACTGATCAAGCGCGGCGCACTAAACCAGGAAAACGACCGGCACCTCCGTCGCGAAGCGCGTGCCATTGTGACTGAAGCGGTACGGTTCGCCAAGCAGAGCCCTGATCCCGATCCAGCCACGCTTGAAGAAGGAGTGTTCGCTTGA
- a CDS encoding beta-ketoacyl synthase N-terminal-like domain-containing protein yields the protein MKTREDKGVFITGVGPVSSIGIGREAFMEGVRRYRSGIGQFAAEISDFNVVDYLETEKAYLDRASQLAFAGMSLAIEDANLDLKNMDRSSMGLILGSATGCLASTQLFFTDYLEKGPRFVKPILFPHAYANTTISLLAIEYGLNGYHLNLSSGATSSSGALLQAYDMVRTGRCPLVFAGGFEALSPMLLRGTELNDDQQGFMPGEGAGIVVLENADHARQRGAVVQGEILGGGMTGGDIRKAMHLACRSLAQREDEVTGLSAATPGGDLDPVEMAAIREFQGDRPERMPVNLLKAILGETSGADAALRVIAALNAKNHGVTLVNSIDPGGNVVCLAVRGMDSGT from the coding sequence ATGAAAACCAGGGAAGATAAAGGCGTGTTCATTACAGGGGTGGGACCAGTCAGTTCCATCGGCATCGGACGAGAAGCGTTCATGGAGGGCGTACGCCGCTACCGGAGCGGCATCGGACAATTTGCCGCCGAGATCAGCGATTTCAACGTGGTGGACTACCTGGAAACTGAAAAAGCCTATCTGGACCGCGCTTCACAACTCGCCTTTGCGGGCATGAGCCTGGCGATTGAAGATGCCAATCTTGACCTTAAGAATATGGATCGCTCCTCCATGGGCTTGATTCTGGGTTCCGCAACCGGCTGTCTCGCAAGCACCCAGCTCTTCTTCACCGATTACCTCGAGAAAGGCCCCCGCTTTGTCAAACCGATACTCTTCCCCCATGCCTACGCCAACACCACCATCAGCCTGCTGGCAATCGAGTATGGCCTGAATGGCTATCATCTCAATTTATCATCCGGGGCCACGTCTTCATCCGGCGCACTTTTGCAGGCTTATGACATGGTCCGGACGGGCCGGTGCCCGCTGGTCTTCGCCGGCGGGTTCGAAGCCCTGAGCCCGATGCTCCTGCGGGGAACTGAATTGAATGATGACCAACAAGGATTCATGCCGGGCGAAGGCGCCGGAATAGTCGTGCTGGAGAATGCCGACCACGCCCGGCAACGCGGTGCCGTTGTTCAGGGAGAGATTCTGGGCGGCGGTATGACGGGAGGAGACATCCGTAAGGCCATGCATCTTGCCTGCCGCAGTCTCGCCCAAAGGGAAGACGAGGTAACAGGCCTTTCAGCAGCAACCCCGGGCGGTGATCTTGATCCGGTGGAAATGGCTGCCATCAGGGAATTCCAAGGCGACAGACCGGAACGAATGCCCGTGAACCTCCTCAAGGCCATACTGGGCGAGACGTCGGGCGCCGACGCGGCGTTACGCGTGATCGCCGCATTGAATGCAAAAAACCACGGTGTCACACTGGTCAACTCCATTGATCCGGGCGGTAACGTGGTGTGTCTGGCTGTGCGTGGCATGGACTCCGGAACCTGA
- a CDS encoding beta-ketoacyl-[acyl-carrier-protein] synthase family protein, protein MKTIVVTGMGAVSPYGIGVPRLWEALCNGESAIGDLTRFDLKDFAYTRGGEIRDFHLPQDCAATGANTDLATQFMLAAAAEALRDGVPDPAETGVVLATNFGGIISGENVITDLSGKDTAQPSDYSESLFQSCADHVAKQWHLGGPRFVLSLSCASGTAAIGYGMDLIRHGHAKAVLTGGYDALSRFAWSGLSALRTMTKDALRPFDKNRSGTLFSEGAGALLLEDAESARKRGATIYAEIAGYGANNNAFHMTAPAKEGAGSAAVMQMALHDARMKPEEIDHINAHGTGTKPNDVTETQAIKKVFGTHAYAMPITSIKSSSGHMLGAAGSIEAIASILSIRNRVIPPTTNYRDPDPECDLPCVANVKKSMDLRAVLSNSAGIGGCNAAVIFRRAE, encoded by the coding sequence TTGAAAACAATCGTCGTCACAGGGATGGGTGCTGTATCACCGTATGGAATCGGAGTGCCGCGCCTGTGGGAGGCCTTATGCAACGGTGAATCGGCCATCGGGGACCTGACCCGGTTCGACCTCAAGGATTTCGCCTATACACGGGGCGGAGAAATTCGCGATTTTCACCTGCCACAGGACTGCGCCGCAACAGGCGCAAATACCGACCTTGCCACGCAGTTCATGTTGGCGGCGGCGGCAGAGGCGCTTCGGGATGGCGTCCCTGACCCGGCCGAAACCGGAGTGGTGCTTGCCACTAATTTCGGCGGCATCATCTCCGGCGAAAATGTCATTACCGACCTGTCAGGCAAGGACACGGCACAACCGTCAGACTATTCAGAATCTTTGTTCCAGTCCTGCGCTGACCATGTCGCCAAACAATGGCATCTCGGCGGCCCCCGCTTCGTGTTGTCTCTATCGTGTGCCTCAGGCACGGCGGCGATCGGTTACGGGATGGACCTCATCCGGCATGGACATGCCAAAGCCGTGCTGACAGGCGGGTACGACGCCCTGTCCCGATTCGCCTGGAGCGGGTTGAGTGCCCTGCGAACCATGACCAAAGACGCGCTTCGCCCGTTTGATAAGAACCGCTCCGGTACGCTGTTCAGTGAAGGCGCAGGAGCCCTGCTGCTTGAAGACGCGGAATCCGCCCGCAAACGCGGGGCCACGATCTATGCCGAGATCGCGGGATACGGGGCCAATAACAACGCCTTTCACATGACCGCTCCGGCCAAAGAGGGAGCGGGTTCAGCCGCCGTCATGCAGATGGCACTCCACGACGCACGAATGAAACCGGAGGAAATTGACCACATCAACGCCCATGGCACCGGAACCAAACCCAATGATGTCACCGAGACACAGGCCATCAAAAAAGTATTCGGTACGCACGCCTATGCGATGCCCATTACCTCAATCAAGTCGTCATCCGGCCACATGCTGGGCGCAGCCGGCAGTATCGAGGCCATCGCCTCGATCCTGTCGATCAGGAACCGGGTGATCCCGCCGACCACAAACTACCGCGATCCGGATCCTGAATGCGATCTGCCCTGTGTCGCCAATGTCAAAAAGAGCATGGACCTCCGGGCTGTCCTGTCAAACTCGGCGGGCATCGGCGGCTGTAATGCGGCCGTGATTTTCCGGAGGGCAGAATGA
- a CDS encoding beta-ketoacyl-ACP reductase, with amino-acid sequence MKLKGKVAIVTGGARGIGRAVALALGTEGVHVVVNYVNQAAAAEEVAVLIRGFGQQALPFKADVRHLDQVKAMIEQTKQALGRVDILVNNAGIIRDNYVTFMKDEEWNDVLDVDLKGAYHCIKAVGREMIRQKSGRIINISSDAGLMGDMMRANYASAKAGLIGLTKSVAREFAPSGITVNAVSPGIIETDLIAGMSATRRTKQLERIPQGRFGQPDEVARVVAFLASDEAHYITGQVLCVDGGLHI; translated from the coding sequence ATGAAACTAAAAGGTAAAGTGGCCATTGTAACCGGTGGTGCGCGTGGTATTGGCCGGGCCGTGGCATTGGCACTGGGAACCGAAGGCGTCCATGTGGTGGTGAACTACGTTAATCAGGCGGCGGCCGCCGAGGAAGTCGCCGTCCTTATCCGCGGTTTTGGCCAACAGGCCCTTCCCTTCAAGGCTGATGTGCGTCATCTGGATCAGGTCAAAGCTATGATTGAACAGACAAAGCAAGCACTGGGACGGGTGGATATCCTGGTAAATAACGCGGGAATTATCCGCGATAACTACGTCACCTTCATGAAGGACGAGGAGTGGAACGACGTGCTGGACGTTGATTTGAAAGGGGCCTATCACTGCATCAAGGCGGTGGGCCGCGAGATGATCCGGCAGAAGTCCGGACGCATCATCAACATCTCCTCTGACGCCGGACTGATGGGCGACATGATGCGCGCCAATTATGCATCAGCCAAGGCCGGCCTGATCGGGTTGACAAAATCCGTGGCGCGGGAATTCGCTCCCTCTGGCATCACGGTTAACGCCGTGTCCCCCGGTATTATCGAAACAGACCTGATTGCCGGCATGTCGGCAACACGCCGAACGAAGCAACTGGAGCGCATTCCCCAGGGTCGCTTCGGTCAACCCGATGAAGTCGCCCGTGTCGTCGCCTTCCTCGCCTCAGACGAAGCGCACTACATCACCGGCCAAGTTCTGTGTGTGGATGGAGGGCTGCACATTTGA